A genomic window from Streptomyces sp. NBC_00234 includes:
- a CDS encoding DUF7847 domain-containing protein: MSQDAGWGGGAHGGAHLGGSPYGGGPYGGPPGPPGWGGWMPPPKPGVIPLAPLRLGDLLGGAFSTMGRYWKQLFGMGLALYGGAVLVMAAALAVAYSAVSDHLDRLVALSSGEEPSSSDYVPLLTAFGIVALLGIVVMILASALMYGSVPAILQDAVLGRRVTFATVFRRAWVRVPALIGTVFLTALIATVPIGLAIVAFIAMMTAFITLDGGSGALTIMSLGALCALLTTPPALWLWVKFSLAPAAVVFEGQGPVGALRRSSQLVRGDWWRVFGITLLASLMTAVAAYIIQMPFSVLGMFPGMISTADLDSDPSATAVIIAMSGYLVATLLGQMVAQIVSATFPQLVNGLLYVDRRIRTENLGPVLAEAAAVPQQGGAPQYGTTPYGG, from the coding sequence GTGTCGCAGGACGCAGGGTGGGGCGGCGGCGCACACGGGGGCGCACATCTCGGGGGCTCGCCGTACGGCGGCGGACCGTACGGCGGACCTCCCGGCCCGCCGGGATGGGGCGGCTGGATGCCGCCGCCCAAGCCCGGAGTGATACCTCTCGCTCCCCTGCGGCTCGGGGACCTGCTGGGGGGCGCCTTCAGCACGATGGGCCGGTACTGGAAGCAGCTGTTCGGCATGGGCCTCGCGCTGTACGGCGGAGCCGTGCTCGTGATGGCCGCGGCGCTGGCCGTCGCCTACTCCGCCGTCAGCGACCATCTGGACCGCCTCGTGGCGCTCTCGTCGGGCGAGGAGCCCTCCTCCTCCGACTACGTACCGCTCCTGACCGCCTTCGGCATCGTCGCGCTGCTCGGCATCGTCGTCATGATCCTCGCGTCCGCCCTGATGTACGGATCCGTCCCGGCGATCCTCCAGGACGCGGTGCTGGGCCGGCGGGTCACCTTCGCCACCGTGTTCCGGCGCGCGTGGGTGCGCGTGCCCGCTCTCATCGGCACCGTCTTCCTCACGGCTCTGATCGCGACCGTGCCGATCGGCCTCGCCATAGTCGCCTTCATCGCCATGATGACCGCCTTCATCACCCTCGACGGCGGTTCCGGCGCCCTCACCATCATGTCGCTCGGCGCGCTGTGCGCCCTGCTCACGACACCGCCGGCGCTCTGGCTCTGGGTGAAGTTCTCCCTCGCCCCGGCGGCCGTGGTCTTCGAGGGGCAGGGCCCTGTCGGGGCGCTGCGCCGCTCGTCGCAGCTGGTGCGCGGCGACTGGTGGCGGGTTTTCGGGATCACCCTGCTGGCGAGCCTCATGACCGCCGTCGCCGCCTACATCATCCAGATGCCGTTCTCCGTCCTCGGCATGTTCCCGGGCATGATCAGCACCGCGGACCTGGACTCCGACCCGAGCGCCACCGCCGTGATCATCGCGATGAGCGGCTATCTGGTGGCGACGCTGCTCGGGCAGATGGTCGCCCAGATCGTCTCGGCGACGTTCCCGCAGCTGGTGAACGGTCTGCTCTACGTCGACCGGCGCATCCGGACGGAGAATCTGGGCCCGGTCCTGGCCGAGGCCGCCGCCGTACCCCAGCAGGGCGGCGCTCCGCAGTACGGCACCACGCCGTACGGCGGCTGA
- a CDS encoding VOC family protein, whose protein sequence is MAVRLYHHVVDTHDLPALASFWCAVLDWRILFEDKDEIVIGADEFAMPGMCFVPVEEPKTVKNRLHIDLAPDDQTTEVERIIGLGARRVDVGQGDVNWVVLADPEGNEFCVLSPKRSLVD, encoded by the coding sequence ATGGCCGTTCGCTTGTACCACCACGTCGTCGACACCCACGATCTGCCCGCCCTCGCCTCCTTCTGGTGCGCGGTGCTGGACTGGCGGATCCTCTTCGAGGACAAGGACGAGATCGTCATCGGCGCCGACGAGTTCGCGATGCCCGGTATGTGCTTCGTCCCGGTGGAGGAGCCGAAGACCGTCAAGAACCGGCTGCACATCGACCTCGCACCCGACGACCAGACCACCGAGGTCGAGCGCATCATCGGGCTCGGCGCACGGCGGGTGGATGTCGGGCAGGGGGACGTGAACTGGGTGGTGCTGGCGGATCCCGAGGGGAACGAGTTCTGCGTCCTCAGCCCGAAGCGGTCCCTCGTGGACTGA
- a CDS encoding leucyl/phenylalanyl-tRNA--protein transferase, with protein sequence MVNGCGSWASLDLAHAPAGGPVAFCGDLSPDTVLEAYRAGLYPFPAQDAFACQMNEALFEADVASGAIAILGDGKRNPYEVAWWSPDPRPVASPGDVHIGHGLTRRLRNRLGWTTTVDRAFPQVLDECRRGRSPQWLTEELMQSLTLLNAGRSAHSVEVWEGDTLIGGAYGMQTGTVFSLDSMFHRRSDASKVALADLADRAGAVGVHLLDAQWDSPQIRDIGFAPVSRDRYLATLRSAGDAPSPPEDPRPARRLVPARGLPGGG encoded by the coding sequence ATGGTGAACGGGTGCGGCTCCTGGGCGTCGCTCGACCTCGCGCACGCGCCCGCGGGCGGACCTGTCGCGTTCTGCGGAGACCTGAGTCCGGACACGGTGCTGGAGGCGTACCGTGCGGGGCTGTACCCCTTCCCCGCGCAGGACGCCTTCGCGTGCCAGATGAACGAGGCGCTGTTCGAGGCGGACGTCGCGTCAGGGGCGATCGCGATCCTCGGGGACGGGAAGCGCAACCCCTACGAGGTCGCCTGGTGGTCACCCGACCCGCGGCCCGTCGCGTCCCCCGGGGACGTCCACATCGGGCACGGTCTGACGCGCCGGCTCCGCAACCGTCTCGGCTGGACCACGACGGTCGACCGGGCGTTCCCCCAGGTGCTCGACGAGTGCCGGCGCGGGCGCAGCCCGCAGTGGCTGACCGAGGAACTGATGCAGAGTCTGACCCTGCTCAACGCAGGGCGGTCGGCGCACAGCGTGGAGGTCTGGGAGGGCGACACCCTCATCGGTGGGGCCTACGGCATGCAGACCGGGACGGTGTTCAGCCTGGACTCGATGTTCCACCGGCGCTCCGACGCCTCGAAAGTGGCGCTCGCCGATCTCGCGGACCGGGCCGGTGCCGTCGGCGTACACCTGCTCGACGCGCAGTGGGACAGCCCGCAGATCCGGGACATCGGATTCGCCCCGGTCTCCAGGGATCGGTATCTGGCCACGCTGCGGTCCGCCGGGGACGCGCCGTCTCCGCCCGAGGACCCACGGCCCGCCCGACGGCTGGTCCCGGCCCGCGGACTGCCCGGGGGAGGGTGA